Below is a genomic region from Echinicola rosea.
TCAGATTAAAGCCTTCTAAGTCAACCATAAAAATCTTTGGCAATATTATTGTAACTATTTCATTGATTAAAAATTATAGTATTATGAAAAAATTGTTATTTGTACTGCCCGTTTTGTTGATTGCACTTTTCGTAGGCAGCTGTTCTTCGATGAAAGGAACCTCCAATTACAAAGTAGGTATGGAAGAGAGTGATTTTCTTAAAATCCATCCAGAAGCCGTGATCAGTAACTTAGAAGGTACCCAGAAGACCTATCGGGTGGTAAGGGACGAGCGATTTTATCTCCTTGCAACTTTCGAAGATGAGCGCTTGATCAAATTGGAAGAAAAAGAACTTCCTCCTTATTGGAATAAAAAAACTGCTCCTAAAGAAGATCAGGAACAGTAGTAACACTACAACTAAGCCAGCCCTTTTAGGTACATGTTAAATTCCAAAGGGCTACAGGACTCAAATTCGTCCACTTTAAGATCATCATAGATTTCGTCATCGAATTCCATGATGGTCTTTTCAATTTTGCCATCGGGGTGTATGATGAGCTCTATGCCTGTAAAGTCAGCTGGATTCACTTTTACAAGGACTTTATAATCATCAAAAGTTCTTTTATAATATTTAGGAAGATTCTCCATATAATTAAGTAACTGATTATTAATTGGACAAAGGTAGCTTTTTAAAATGTGTTTGCCCTACCGTCAAGAGAGAAGACAAATATTTTTGTGAAATTTTATAGTAAATGTTTTTTGCAAATAGAATCCATTTTTATATTTGCCTCAAGTAAAAAAACATGAAACGATTTAATACTCAATATTGGTGGTGGCAAACAGAACTTCTGACAGGGGAGAACAGCTGACCATTGCCTAATATTTAAGCGTGAAAATATTACCATATAAGGCTTGCTGGAATTCCCCAGTAAGCCTTTTTTATTTTATCCGAAGTTTTAACCATGGACACAAGACAACACTTTAAAATCAACACCAGGTATAAGAAATTACTGGCAGATACGATCACGCCAGTAAGTATTTACCTGCAAGTAAGGGACAAATTCAAAAACCCCATTCTACTGGAGAGTTCGGACTACCATGGGCAGGACAACAGTTATTCCTACATCTGCTTCAATCCTATGGCTACTTTTTCCTTTGATGGAAAGGCCGTGAAGGAAACTTTCCCGGAGGAAGAGAAAAACCAATATGACTTACAAAGGGGAGAGAAATTGGTGGATAAACTGAAGGCCTTTTCGTCCAGGTTTGAAGAGGAATCCAATGATTTCAAATTCATCACCAATGGCCTCTTTGGGTATATGCAGTATGATACTGTGGGGAGTTTTGAAGACATTACGCTCGAAAACACCAAGGAATCCAACGTGCCACAGGCTTTTTATGCGGTCTATAAGAATGTCATTGTGGTAGATCATTTTAAGAATGAGCTCCACATTTTTGACTACCATATCAATGGGGAGGATGACCGGGTAAAAGAAATCGAAACACTGCTGAACAACCGCAATATCCCCACTTATTCATTTAAGGTAGATGGGGAAGAGACCTCAAATTACACGGATAATGAATTTTTGGACATCCTTCGTCAAGGGCGGGAGCACTGCTTCAAGGGAGATGTGTTCCAGATAGTGCTGTCCAGGTGCTACACCACTGGATTTAAGGGAGATGAGTTCAATGTCTATCGTGCATTGAGGTCTGTCAATCCATCGCCGTATTTGTTTTATTTTGATTACGGTTCTTATAAGGTTTTCGGCAGTTCTCCTGAAGCCCAGATTGTGGTAAAAGGCAGGAAAGCAACGATTTATCCCATTGCGGGAACCTTTAAGCGAACCGGGAATGATCTGGCAGACGCCGAATTGGCCACCAAACTTTACGATGATCCCAAAGAGAATTCAGAGCATGTGATGTTAGTGGATTTGGCTAGAAATGACTTGAGCAGGTCATCGGAAAAAGTAGAGGTAGAGGTGTTTAAGGAGATTCAATATTACTCGCATGTGATTCACTTGGTGTCCAAAGTAACGGGCATATTGCCTGAAACAGCCAATCCACTTCAGCTGGTAGCCGATACCTTCCCTGCGGGGACGCTTTCGGGTGCTCCAAAATACCGGGCCATGGAGATTATCGACAAGCTAGAAAATACCAGCCGCAAGTTCTACGGAGGGGCGATAGGTTTCCTAGGCTTCAATGGTGACTTTAACCATGCCATCCTGATCAGGTCCTTTGTGTCAGAAAACAACCAGCTACGCCTACAGGCTGGAGCAGGGGTGGTAGCCAAATCTTCCATCGAAAGCGAACTCCAAGAAGTCACCAACAAACTGCAAGCCCTACGCGTCGCCCTCAAAGCCGCCGAAGAAGTTTAAGAGGAAGTTTGATGGATTAAAAAATTTGAAAATTGTAAGATTGGCAAATTATGGCAAAGATTGACTGCTTTGAGGAATTGGATGTTTGGAGGCATGCTGCTGAAATTGGAATAGAAGTTTATGGTTTAGCTGATGAGTTGCCATTATCTAAAGACTTTAAATCAAGAGACCAACTAATTGGGACTGTAATTTCAATATCAAACAATATTGCAGAAGGTTTTGAGTATAATAATAACAAGGATTTTATTCGATTTCTAGCGTACGCAAAAGGCTCAGTAGGGGAGTTAAGGAGCCAAGCATTTGTTTTGTACAAAGCGGGTAGGATAAAAGAAGAAGACTATTGGGGTTTAAAAGAAAGCCTTTTAAATATTTCGAAGGAAATTAAAGGGTTTATCAATTACTTAAAGGCATTTGAAAACAATAAAAAATGAGGTGAAGAAAATGGATCTTGGAAAATAAACAATTTTTCAATTTTCAAATTTTTCAATCTTTCAATCAAGATACCATGAAAATACTAG
It encodes:
- a CDS encoding anthranilate synthase component I family protein, whose protein sequence is MDTRQHFKINTRYKKLLADTITPVSIYLQVRDKFKNPILLESSDYHGQDNSYSYICFNPMATFSFDGKAVKETFPEEEKNQYDLQRGEKLVDKLKAFSSRFEEESNDFKFITNGLFGYMQYDTVGSFEDITLENTKESNVPQAFYAVYKNVIVVDHFKNELHIFDYHINGEDDRVKEIETLLNNRNIPTYSFKVDGEETSNYTDNEFLDILRQGREHCFKGDVFQIVLSRCYTTGFKGDEFNVYRALRSVNPSPYLFYFDYGSYKVFGSSPEAQIVVKGRKATIYPIAGTFKRTGNDLADAELATKLYDDPKENSEHVMLVDLARNDLSRSSEKVEVEVFKEIQYYSHVIHLVSKVTGILPETANPLQLVADTFPAGTLSGAPKYRAMEIIDKLENTSRKFYGGAIGFLGFNGDFNHAILIRSFVSENNQLRLQAGAGVVAKSSIESELQEVTNKLQALRVALKAAEEV
- a CDS encoding four helix bundle protein — translated: MAKIDCFEELDVWRHAAEIGIEVYGLADELPLSKDFKSRDQLIGTVISISNNIAEGFEYNNNKDFIRFLAYAKGSVGELRSQAFVLYKAGRIKEEDYWGLKESLLNISKEIKGFINYLKAFENNKK